In Snodgrassella alvi wkB2, the DNA window ATGTAAAATTCGTAAAAAATAACTTTCTCGCTTTATATTGAAAAGTTATATGAACCAGATATACTGAAAGATTGGAGCAAACAGGTGATTAATACATCTAAATACTCGTCCCTCAACATTGTCTTGATTCAGGCTCGTGAAGCATTATTATCTCATTTTCGTCCGATGCTGAATGATATCGGTATCACTGATCAGCAATGGCGTATTACCCGTTTACTGGCAGAAAATGGTATCATGGATTTTCAGGATTTAGCTAAACAGGCATGCATTCTTCGCCCAAGCCTGACTGGTATCCTGACAAGACTGGAAAAACTGGATTATGTAGTCCGTCTTAAACCGTCCAATGATCAGCGACGGGTTTTTCTCAAGCTGACACCGACCGGAGAAAAATTGTATGAAGATTTGTGTCGTTCAGTAGATGCACGGTACAAAGTACTGGAACAGCGTTATACTCAGGAAAAATTACATCAACTAGGCAATATGCTGAAAGAATTTACCAATATTGCTGTTGATAAAGAAGAACCAGAAACTTAATAAAATGAATCAACCACCGTCAGCCGTAGCTTTACAATATCGTGAAGCGATGTCAAAAGTTGCCGCAGCAGTACATGTTATTACTACCGAAGGTTCAGCCGGCCGTTATGGCATCACCCTTACCGCAGTCACATCGGTAACAGATACACCTCCTACCTTATTATTATGCATTAACCGCAACGCCCGTATACAACCGGTTCTCCGCGCCAACGGGCGTTTATGTGTTAACGTTCTGGCTTCATCTCAGCAGGATGTAGCGGAACATTTTGCCGGAATAACATCTGTTCCGGTAACCGAGCGTTTTCTGCAAAACGACTGGCAAAATCATCACCACTCCGCCCAGCCTCAGTTAGTAGGAGCACTGGCGCATTTGCACGGGCATATTGTCGACAGCCATGATATGGGCAGCCACAGCGTATTTTATGTAGCAGTTGAGCATATAAATATTAATTCACAGGAAAATCAGGGATTACTGTATTTTCAGCGCCGGTTTACTCAGACTGCCATACCATTTTGTGAAGCAGACTGTGTCTGAATCAATTTTCTTGCCACACCGGCAGATAAACTAAAAAGCAGTATACAAACAATAATGGACTGTCCTTTCTCGAACAGTCCATTATTACATGTGAAAATACTTATTTTACAATCTGTACCAGCTCGCCGGCTGCGTAACGATTTGCCATTTTTTCCAAAGAAATTGGCTTAATCTGGCTCGCATGACCGGCAGCACCAAAGGCTACATAACGATCAATACAAACTTGCTTCATGGCTTTAATGGTTTCAGTAAAGTATTTACGCGGATCAAATTCTGCCGGATGCGTAGCGAGAAAACGGCGGATCGCACCTGTGCTGGCCAGACGCAAATCTGTATCAATATTAACTTTGCGTACACCGTATTTAATACCTTCGACAATTTCTTCTACCGGCACTCCATAAGTTTCTGGAATATTGCCGCCAAATTCGTTAATCACCTGTAACCATTCCTGCGGTACTGAGCTGGAACCATGCATAACCAGATGGGTATTAGGTAAACGTTCATGAATTTCACGGATGCGGTCGATACGCAGTACTTCCCCTGTCGGCTTACGGGTAAATTTATAGGCGCCATGGCTGGTACCAATAGCAATGGCCAGAGCATCAACCCCCGTATCCTGTACAAAACGCGCTGCCTCATCTACACTGGTAAGCATCTGTTCATGGCTGAGTTTACCTGCCGCACCTACACCATCTTCCTCACCGGCATCTCCGGTTTCCAGATTACCCAGACAGCCGATTTCACCCTCTACTGATACACCACAGGCATGTGCCATATAGACAGTTTTGCGAGTGACATCTACATTGTATTCATAAGTGGAAGGTGTTTTGGCATCACTCAGCAGCGAACCATCCATCATTACTGATGAAAAACCCAGCTGAATTGAACGCTGACATACTTCCGGTGACGCACCATGATCCTGATGCATCACAACCGGAATATGCGGAAATTCTTCAATGGCAGCCAGAATAAGGTGCCGCAAAAACGGGGCACCGGCAT includes these proteins:
- the hpaR gene encoding homoprotocatechuate degradation operon regulator HpaR; translation: MINTSKYSSLNIVLIQAREALLSHFRPMLNDIGITDQQWRITRLLAENGIMDFQDLAKQACILRPSLTGILTRLEKLDYVVRLKPSNDQRRVFLKLTPTGEKLYEDLCRSVDARYKVLEQRYTQEKLHQLGNMLKEFTNIAVDKEEPET
- the hpaC gene encoding 4-hydroxyphenylacetate 3-monooxygenase, reductase component produces the protein MNQPPSAVALQYREAMSKVAAAVHVITTEGSAGRYGITLTAVTSVTDTPPTLLLCINRNARIQPVLRANGRLCVNVLASSQQDVAEHFAGITSVPVTERFLQNDWQNHHHSAQPQLVGALAHLHGHIVDSHDMGSHSVFYVAVEHININSQENQGLLYFQRRFTQTAIPFCEADCV
- the fba gene encoding class II fructose-bisphosphate aldolase (catalyzes the reversible aldol condensation of dihydroxyacetonephosphate and glyceraldehyde 3-phosphate in the Calvin cycle, glycolysis, and/or gluconeogenesis) yields the protein MALVSMRQLLDHAAENSYGLPAFNVNNLEQMRAIMEAADEVNAPVIVQASAGARKYAGAPFLRHLILAAIEEFPHIPVVMHQDHGASPEVCQRSIQLGFSSVMMDGSLLSDAKTPSTYEYNVDVTRKTVYMAHACGVSVEGEIGCLGNLETGDAGEEDGVGAAGKLSHEQMLTSVDEAARFVQDTGVDALAIAIGTSHGAYKFTRKPTGEVLRIDRIREIHERLPNTHLVMHGSSSVPQEWLQVINEFGGNIPETYGVPVEEIVEGIKYGVRKVNIDTDLRLASTGAIRRFLATHPAEFDPRKYFTETIKAMKQVCIDRYVAFGAAGHASQIKPISLEKMANRYAAGELVQIVK